The genomic region CCTTAGAAGTGCGGGTCCTGTGGTGGACATCGTTGAGAACAGGAAAATCGGCGAGAGGGAGCTCCCTGCAGCTCTATTTGACCTGTACCCTGGTGCGACCTACCTGGTCTCTAAGAGAAGCTATCAAGTGAAGAGTCTAGACTTGAAGAGTCTAGAGGCAAAGGTAGAGAGGACTAAGGATGAACAGGACTACTATACCAAGCCCCTCTACAAGGTAGACATGAAGGAGTTCAGGGAAGTTGAGAGCAGAAAGGTACTTGGATTGCCGGTAAAATACGGGGAGATTAAGGTCACGGTTTCAGTGGTGGGCTACGTGATCTTTGACTACTACTCAAAGAGGGAGAAACCAAGGGCTGAGGTGGAGTACGATGACCCCATAGAGTTCACTTACGATACTAAGGGCCTTGTGATAAAGCATCCTATCCTGGAGGATTGGGATCTCCTCTCATCAATGGAGGCATATCACGCGACTGAGCACGTTCTAATAGCAGCCGGGAGGGTCGTGGCGGGTGGTTCAATCACTGACCTATCTGGGATAAGCTATCCCTCAGGACATGTGGTGATTTACGACTCAACCATAGGGGGTAATGGGGTCTCACGTCTCCTATATCAGCGCCTGGAGTCGGCCTACGACATTGCCCTAGATATAGTGAGAGGTTGTGATTGCGAGGACGGATGCCCTAAGTGCATATTTGACCCGTACTGTGGAAACAACAACAAAGTTCTCTCCAAGAAGAAGTCCATGAGATTGATTCAAACAGTGATGGAAGGTGAAGACACCGAGTACACCCCACCAGATGGGGAGAGCGTGAGGTAGATCACCGTTCACGTCACCACGGGGTAACTGAACAACCGCACCGTTAATCGTGACGCCCATTTAGTTAAAGTTAAATCGTGAGCCTCACATTCGGGTTAGATCACCAGTGTGTAGCGTAACAGGAGTTCTTATCATGGACCCCAGCAAATACGCTGAAGTTAATCAGAAGTTAAAGTCGATCCTGATCAGGGCTGAGGATAGGGGTAGAGACAGTTTTGGAGTTATTGCCGTTGAGGAGGACGGACATGTTAGGTCTGTCAAGTCGCTTGGGAGACCCTCACTTAACCAGGAGAAACTGGATGGAATAATCACCGAGAAAACTAGGGTTCTGGTGGCAAATAACAGGGCAGAGCCAACTACCGAGTTCGTTAGGTTCAAGATGGAGAGGGATATCCAACCTTTCCTTGGGGATAGATTCATCGTGTCCCACAACGGCATCATTGCAAACGACAAGGAGATTGAGAAAAAGTATGAAATAAAGAGACTCACCACGATTGACAGTGCCATCCTCCCTCCTCTCCTTGATAAGAAGTGGGATGGTAAACTTGAAACCCTTAGGGACATCCTGAAGGAATTGAGGGGGAGCTACGCTCTGGTCATCGCTGACAGGGAAAGGCCTGACAGAATATTCCTGGGACAGAACTTTAAACCCCTGTACATGGCCTATGACGTAGATTTGAACGCTGTGTTCTTCACCTCGCTTGATGACTATTTTGACGTTAAGCCCTTCGACCACGTTAACGTTAGGAAGCTAGAACCATACTCGGTGGTGGAGGTAACACTGAACAAGGAATTCAGGACACTGTCCCTTTATGCACAACCTAGGAGGAGGGCCCTCGTTATAGCCAGCGGTGGTCTAGACTCTACCGTCGCTGCAACCAAGATGATCAGGGAAGGTTATCAGGTCACACTCCTTCATTTCAACTACCATCACAAGGCAGAGGAAAAGGAAAGGGAAGCAGTCAGGAAGATAGCCTCATACCTCAACGCGGATCTAATGGAGATAAACACGGATCTATTTTCCTTGATCGGGAATGCCACCCTACTCAAGGGAGGAGGGGAGATAGTCAAGGACAGGAAAGGAGAAGAGGGGGCTGAGTTCGCCCACGAGTGGGTTCCAGCAAGAAACGCGATCTTCTTCACAGTTGCCATGGCCATAGCTGAGGCCAAGGGTTACGACGCCATAGTTTCAGGGATAAACCTTGAGGAGGCTGGAGCTTACCCAGATAACGAGATGGAGTTCGTGAGGATGTTTCAGAGGCTTTCTCCATATGCCGTAGGTCCAGAGAAACGGGTCGACGTATTAATGCCCGTGGGGAATCTGGTGAAGCACGAAATAGTCAAGTTAGGGCTGGAGATAGGTGCACCACTTCATCTAACCTGGAGTTGTTACGAGGGAGGAGAGAAACATTGCGGAAAGTGCGGTCCATGTTACATGAGAAGGGTAGCATTCGAGATAAATGGAGTTAAGGATCCTGTAGAGTACGAGTCACTTGATGATCAGAGCAGGCACTAGGAATATTGCTATCATAATGTTGATAAGTACGATCAACGACAGTATCGTGTAGAGAACGTCCTTGTTCTTGGCAAAATCTCCTATGAGAAGTGCAACTCTTATCACTGGTGTGGCTATGAGAATGATGAGACCCATGTAAATGAAGGAGAGGCCATCAAGCTTGGGTATTCCCTGGATCACCTTCTCAGGCGTCGTGGTGGAGGTGTTAACGAGGGAATGAACACTCCCAATCTGTTCCAGGGTTAGACCCTGTGCTCCTCCCTGTATGAAGATGAGGGCCACCCCCGTCACCACGAAGGCTATACTTATCACCACTCCCGCAATTAACGTGTAACTTATTACGTCCTCTATCTCCATCAGAACACCCCCAACCCCCTAAGGATCATTTGTATTCCAAGGAACGCCAGTATTACCAGGAACACAGCCCTGATCCTCTTGTTCTTCAGCCTGA from Metallosphaera sedula DSM 5348 harbors:
- the queC gene encoding 7-cyano-7-deazaguanine synthase QueC, translating into MCSVTGVLIMDPSKYAEVNQKLKSILIRAEDRGRDSFGVIAVEEDGHVRSVKSLGRPSLNQEKLDGIITEKTRVLVANNRAEPTTEFVRFKMERDIQPFLGDRFIVSHNGIIANDKEIEKKYEIKRLTTIDSAILPPLLDKKWDGKLETLRDILKELRGSYALVIADRERPDRIFLGQNFKPLYMAYDVDLNAVFFTSLDDYFDVKPFDHVNVRKLEPYSVVEVTLNKEFRTLSLYAQPRRRALVIASGGLDSTVAATKMIREGYQVTLLHFNYHHKAEEKEREAVRKIASYLNADLMEINTDLFSLIGNATLLKGGGEIVKDRKGEEGAEFAHEWVPARNAIFFTVAMAIAEAKGYDAIVSGINLEEAGAYPDNEMEFVRMFQRLSPYAVGPEKRVDVLMPVGNLVKHEIVKLGLEIGAPLHLTWSCYEGGEKHCGKCGPCYMRRVAFEINGVKDPVEYESLDDQSRH
- a CDS encoding DUF1634 domain-containing protein, whose translation is MEIEDVISYTLIAGVVISIAFVVTGVALIFIQGGAQGLTLEQIGSVHSLVNTSTTTPEKVIQGIPKLDGLSFIYMGLIILIATPVIRVALLIGDFAKNKDVLYTILSLIVLINIMIAIFLVPALIIK